One genomic segment of Gimesia chilikensis includes these proteins:
- a CDS encoding PASTA domain-containing protein, which yields MKSKPVLHQSALTLFSWAMLTLLVTASLEAQVDQRKPRPDPADAVMQVQELPKALEGILEKWEKESGKINKLEGEHVRIWYDDVFCVEKRSEGKFYYEKPDKGRIDITGMKIGKNAKPGKVNPKTGKPFILQPGENEKWICDGHRIFKIDEDEKAYEVFPIPLERRGANIMEGPLPFLFGMPAKTAKQRYYLKLIDNSPQQIVIAVKPRRRADAANYQEAKVLLDPNTYLPRAVQLIHPGGNQSTVYSFQKVEANKARGIIAKVFGNSPFTPDLEGYQLQGKVVAQADGGQTQQPAPQQQIAPVQHATFKVPNMVGHDFKSARKVLEDMGLKPQFHRGDPAEQPKLIYQVYQQVPVPGSAAQKGQTIHLKLYVDPSKAQN from the coding sequence ATGAAGTCAAAACCTGTCTTACACCAAAGTGCTCTCACGTTATTCTCCTGGGCGATGCTGACACTGCTTGTGACCGCGTCTCTCGAGGCGCAGGTCGATCAGCGAAAACCACGCCCCGACCCGGCCGACGCAGTAATGCAGGTCCAGGAACTCCCCAAAGCGCTGGAAGGCATTCTGGAGAAATGGGAAAAGGAATCAGGCAAAATCAATAAACTGGAAGGCGAGCATGTTCGCATCTGGTATGACGATGTTTTCTGTGTCGAAAAACGCTCCGAGGGAAAATTTTATTACGAGAAACCAGATAAAGGCCGGATCGATATTACCGGCATGAAAATTGGTAAGAATGCCAAGCCGGGTAAAGTGAATCCCAAAACAGGAAAACCCTTCATATTACAACCTGGCGAAAATGAGAAATGGATCTGTGACGGACATCGGATTTTCAAAATTGATGAAGATGAAAAAGCGTACGAAGTCTTTCCGATCCCCCTGGAGCGTCGTGGTGCCAATATCATGGAAGGCCCCCTGCCGTTCCTGTTCGGGATGCCTGCAAAAACTGCCAAACAACGCTATTATTTAAAACTGATAGATAACTCACCACAACAAATTGTCATCGCTGTCAAACCACGTCGGCGGGCAGATGCGGCAAATTACCAGGAAGCCAAAGTCCTGTTGGATCCAAATACGTATCTGCCACGAGCTGTGCAGTTAATTCACCCAGGCGGGAATCAGTCCACTGTTTACAGTTTCCAAAAAGTGGAAGCGAACAAAGCCAGAGGCATCATCGCCAAAGTATTCGGGAACAGTCCATTTACCCCGGACCTGGAAGGCTATCAGCTTCAGGGAAAAGTAGTTGCTCAAGCCGATGGTGGCCAGACACAACAACCTGCTCCGCAGCAACAGATCGCCCCCGTTCAACATGCCACTTTTAAAGTACCAAATATGGTCGGGCATGACTTTAAATCCGCCAGAAAAGTGCTGGAAGATATGGGCCTGAAACCTCAGTTTCACCGAGGCGATCCTGCAGAGCAACCCAAGTTGATCTACCAGGTTTATCAGCAGGTCCCTGTACCAGGTTCCGCAGCTCAGAAGGGTCAGACGATTCATCTGAAGCTCTACGTCGATCCGAGCAAAGCACAAAACTGA
- the lptE gene encoding LPS assembly lipoprotein LptE, translating into MKRFVVNLFVLLVLSVNLPGCGYTVGNSYQPDVQTVYVPIFENQTLRRGYEYQLTEAVQRKIQSRTPFRLAKGIEADTRLTGTIRKINKSVLGTTQNDDPRNLNLEFVVDVTWEDMRSGQILSQQQVPITADVVNLVSQASFAPEVGQSLATATQRVTDELANQIVQLMEAPW; encoded by the coding sequence ATGAAACGTTTTGTGGTCAACCTGTTCGTGCTGCTGGTGCTGTCAGTCAACCTGCCAGGCTGCGGCTACACCGTCGGCAATTCGTATCAGCCCGACGTACAGACAGTGTATGTACCTATTTTTGAAAATCAGACTCTGCGTCGTGGGTATGAGTACCAGTTAACTGAGGCCGTGCAGCGTAAGATTCAGTCACGAACTCCCTTCCGACTGGCCAAAGGCATAGAAGCAGATACCAGGCTCACCGGGACCATCAGGAAAATCAATAAATCAGTATTGGGGACCACTCAAAATGACGATCCTCGTAATCTGAATCTGGAGTTTGTCGTGGATGTCACCTGGGAAGATATGCGAAGTGGCCAAATCCTGTCACAGCAGCAGGTTCCCATTACTGCCGATGTCGTCAACCTGGTTTCCCAGGCTTCGTTTGCACCGGAAGTCGGGCAATCCCTGGCGACAGCCACCCAGAGAGTCACCGATGAGCTGGCCAATCAGATTGTTCAACTTATGGAAGCCCCCTGGTAA